The DNA sequence acaggcagcagctactatgcccagctaatttttctatttttactagagatgaggtcttgttcttgatcaggctggtctcaaatgactgacctcaagggatcctcaaacctcagtttcccagagtgctagaattgcagtcATGAGCCTCTGTATCCGGCCCTATACTTTTATttagatatctgttaaattatCTACATGGCTCAGACCAAGACAAACTAAGATACAATATTCTAAAATTCCCTTTGAGGGCCAACctcagtggctcacccctataatcctagcactgggaggaagaggcaggtggactgcctgaactcagaagttcaagaccagcctgagcaagagtgagacccccgtctcagtaaacagaaaaattagctgggcctcctggtgggcacctatagtcccagctgctcaggagactgaggcaagaggattgcttgagtttaaaagattgaggttgctgtgagctatgatgccacagcactctactgagggtgacaaagtgaaattatttcaaaaataaaattctcttagttttatgtattattttttatccatttgagAGAATCTTTAGAAATCTCATTTTGTTTAGAGATAACTATGTTCTCTCAAAGGTAATTCTTTCCTGAAGAATAATTAGAAATCTACTGATCTATAAAAGGTTTATTTACTCCCTAAGAAATAAAGGCAGAGGGCAACCCCGGAGCAGACCCGCAGGTGAGCGAGTGAGCGGTGCCTGGAGCGAGACGAGGCTGAGCTATGGACTAGGAGCAGCTGCTGCAGTGGGCGGTTGGCTGAGCAGGCAGATGGCTGCGACGGCATGGCCTTAGACGCTGAGCTTGGCctcaatatttttattcattagttTCCTTCATTTGATCATGAAAATTTCCCTGTGTGGATGAAGCCAACTCCCAGGTGTCCCTTGCTGAACCACATGGGACATTTACTGGCTGCTTCTAACAGTGCCTTTCTTTCGCCAACTATAGGTCATCTCGGTTGATTCGGTTTAACTATTCTGGTTCTTTCTCTTATTCACACATATCCCCAGTGGGAGAGAGTGtggagaaaagcatttgcagTGGTCAGATGAGACATGGGAGGAGTTAACGAAGAGCCAGTTCACATTGGGAAGTTGGGAAGAGCCAGTCCGCATTGTACATAGAATAGGCAGACTAGTGAGTATTGCACAAAAAGGTGTCTACTACAGGAAAACTTCTAAAGCTTGGTTAAAGAGAAAATCCTATGTCCAGCTGCTGCTGCAGATGTGCTGTGTCCTTGTCACATGTCACACCATCAGAATGCTAATAATAGCTGGCTGAACTCTATTCTAAATGCTTTAATATACATAGCCCACTGAATTCTCCCAACAACCATAACAAGTATTATTCccatttaaaatgaggaaactaCAGAGAGAGTAAGtagcttgctcaaggtcacatagcaggaagtggcagagctgagattcaaactcaGGCAGTCTGGCTCTGGAGTGACATTCTGTGCCCTGCTTCTCAGAACAAAAAAGTGCATTGGAGAGGTTCTGAGGGAATCACACAGCAGCTCCGAGCCTATTTTTAGGGTTGCAGACGCGTAGGTCTCGCTGCAGTGACAGGGAAAGGTGCAGTGTCCAAGCCTTTCCCAGTGTGAGATTGGGCTTGGTGGGCACCCCAGGTGTAACCTGTGTCTACACAAGACTCACCTGGACTCCATTTCCATGCTGCCCAGAAAACATTCTCAACAAGATTATTAGAATAATGACAAAGCAAGAATTTGACATGAAAGGACCCAGTGCAGTAAAAAATTAGAGTTGAAGAGCTGAGAAAAAAGTCTTTAGGAGGGTTGGTTGGGAGAGTTAAGGAGGCCAGGTGAGGGGATAAGCAAAGGCAATGAGTAGAGAGAAAAAACTTCCAGGGAAGCTTAGCTATTTCTCCCACCAGCTGTAAGCAAggaattttgggggggggggagggcggTGGTGCGAGTGAGCACAGCTCAGCTGCCAGGATGTGGGAAAGCCTGGCCAGTTGAGTCTTCAGAACAGAACCCAGATGTACCTggtgagggggagagagaagcacTGGATGATACAAAATGGGGGGTAATTTGAGATTTCTCATGTAACTGAAACTGGTATAATATGTGTAAATTGAGGCATAGCTTAATCCAGGATGCCAACAACGTAAGCAAAATAAGGTTTCCCAGTCTCAGTTTTGCTTTTGGGTCAGCAGTTCTTAGAGCTGCATCCTTCCTCTTTCATATCCAGCAGGAAGAGGCTGTTTGTCCCCCCACCCCTAATCAGTCATAGAATAAGTTACCACTTCATTTTCAGATTGTGAAATTACAGGTAGCCTTTCCTCCTCCCTGCATGAATCTAGGGGATGGTAGGAGGGATAACTTTTTGtgcagtttcattttttaaacgcCATGTGGATACCTCACTACTTCAACTGCAAAAGTGACTGAAAAAGATGTGTGAGTTTAAAGGCCATTGGATAGGTAGGTCCGTGATATTCAAGGAGGTGAAAAGAaggaatagaaatatttttaagcctCTGGAAGTCTCCCATACCTGCTAAAGCAAAGGGAGATTCTGATGACTAAGACTAGGAGGGGACTTGATTCAATTTAAGGCAGCTCACTGGCACCAAGCTGTTCCCATCCTAACTGGGCCATGGCCTTTGGCATTTTTTACcttgttatttgttattgttttctcaTATCCAGGTTCCTTTGCCACTTTGCTCAGTATCTTTACAAGGCCTTTACCACATTCCTTAAGTTCCTTACTGCATTTGTTTACCACCTCCATCTACAGTGGATCTCTCCTTTTCAGAGGCAAAGAGACACACATGAACTTCTCTGCCTTCTGCATGAAAACACTTGTTGCACAGTTGTGGTGGGCAGCCTCCCTGATGGTTCCTGGTGAGCCCTGCCCTCCTGGTATTTATCCTGTGCTGTCTCTTGCCTGGCCTGAGCGGCTCCCTCTGACAAAATATGCAGGAAACAAAGGGCtgtctgtcacttttttttttttttttgagacagtttcaccatgttgccctcggtagagtgcagtggcatcacagctcacagcaactcaaactcttgggctcaagcaatggctgtagttgttgttgttgggcaagtctggactgggttcaaacccagcagctccggtgtacgtggctggcgccctaagtgctgagctacaggcaccaagcccatatttttgacttatccacAGTTTCCCAaaatttgttctaaaaatttgaaaggtaatcacaagccaaaagacagtttgaaagaatgaggatgtagggcagcgcctgtggctcagttggtagggcgccggcccaatataccaagggtggcgggttcaaacccggccctggccaaactgcaaccaaaaaatagccgggcgttgtggcgggcgcctgtagtcccagctgctcgggaggctgaggctggagaatcgcttaagcccaggagttggaggttgctgtgagctgtgtgaggccacggcactctacagagggccataaagtgagactgtctctacaaaaaaaaaaaaagaatgaggatgtaccttcacaactaaaaacaaaacaagaagagcaaaagtgaaatgtcagagatatcaactgtcaaacttagcacttaaggaaattggacatttctggcgttttttgtttttgttttgagacagagtctcactttgtcacccctagtaatgtggcatcatagctcacagcaacctcaaattcttcaagcgattctcgtctcagcctccccagtagctgggactacaggtgcccaccataatgccctatttttagagatgctcttgctcaggctggtctcaaacctgcgagctcagacaatccacctatctaggcttccaagagtgctaggattacaggcatcgaCCCAGACAGTTCCTATTTAATAACCAAATATTTCCTATCTCCCTTTCTGCTATCTCCTTTCCTTAAGCTGACATCAGGTCTTTTCATCCTTATTAAATATCATCACTTttggggcaatgcctgtggctcagtgggtagggcgccagacccatataacaagggtggcaggttcgaacccagttccagccccagctacttgggaggctaaggtaagagaatcgcctaagcgcaggagttggatgttgctgtgagccataatgccacggcactctaccaagggcgataaatctagactctgtctctaaaaaaaaaaacattcactttatatgagcttttttttttttttttaaagagacagagtctcactttattgtcctcggtacagtgccctggcgtcacggctcacagcaacctccaactcctgggcttaggtgattctcttacctcagcctccggagtagctgggactacaggcacccgccacaacgcctggctatttttttttgttgcagtttggccagggctgggttcaaacctgccacccttggtatgtgggggcggcaccctacccactgagccacaggtgctgcccactttaTACTATCttatgaggtttttttcttcctgtaaCTATCAACCTGAGCTATAGCTGCTTATGTAGCAGGCTGTGCTTCCTCCACTCCAGGTTTCCCCCACCTTACTGCAGCTGACCTCTGCTTCCTGCTAACCCAGTGACATCTCTTGTTACCAAGTTTAGTAGtctcttatttttttagagtttttactttttacccctctatagagtgctgtggcgtcacagcgcacagaaacctcaaactcttgggctcaagtgatcgtcttacctcagccttccaagtagctgggaccacaacacacggctgtttttagagactaggtcttgctcttgctcaggctgctctcatgGTGCTCTTTCTTCTTTGTGCCCTATTCTAGGATGACAACTGTCAGACTGAGATTTACCTCACTGATTGCCCCCTACTGTTTAGGGGGCagctttattttcttacatttataagaaaagacttgctttgataaaaataattcatttctgtGGTTAAGAATAATCGAGCCACACTCACAAGTATTCAACATCCTTGACTTCTTTGCAGCATCTACCATAACCACCAGCAACAATTCTCTCATTCTAAcccttctttttaattaatttttttgttttttggggtttttttttgcagttttggctggggctgggttcgaacccgccacctccagcatatggggccagtgtcctacccttttgagccacaggtgccgcaatttaattaatttttttgaaatagggtcttgctatgctgttgctcaaactggtcacaaactcctgggctcaagcgattgtcctgccttgGCAGGCGTCACAAGTAActtggactataggcaaccaccaccatgccttgctaatttttccatttttagtagagctgggtcttgctcttgctcagactggtctccaactcctgagctctagagatccttccacctcggcctcccagagtgctagattataggtgtgagccactgtgctcagcctcctGGTCCTCTTGAAAGTTAACAaatgctggctcggcgcctgtggctcaagtagctaaggtgccagccacatacacttgaactggcaggtttgaatccagcccgggcccacaaaacaacaatgacggctgcaaccaaaaaatagccaggcgttgtggcaggtgcttgtggtcccagctacttgggaggcggaggcaggagaattgctcgagcccaggagttggaggttgctgtgagctgtgatgccacaggactctacccagggtgacagcttgaggctctgtctcaaaaaaaaaaaaaaaaaaaagaaagttaacaaaTGCTGCAAAAAAGCAGATTTATACCCTGAAAGAGCTGGAATACATAGGCCATGGTTTACAGGAATAGCTGGAAAGAAACTCACAAAAAGGTCAATGACTAGAACTTCTGCAGACATTCACTATAACTAAAGACACACAACCTGAAATGAATAATTTAACTAAACAAACGTTTGTGTACCTATCATGGGATTTTAGAGCGGGCTTAGCATTTGGGCAAAAATTATCAGTTAAGATGGCAGAAAGAACAAGTATCTTTTTATCAAAGGGCAAGAAATATTAATTGGTAATGTTTCGGTCCAGAAAATCCTTTGTGGTTTTTCATATTCCTAACTTATATTCCACTCTTGCTCCAAGAAGGACCCCTGCTCCTAAAAATCTGTCTATCAGTAGGTTTGGCTATTGTTGGCTGTGGATTCCTGGGCAACATCAGTTCCACTCAGCACTTCGCATGTTCTGGCCTACCTCAACTCCAGTCAGCCTCTATCATTGCAAATAGTTGACTAAACCTTTTTTTAATGTCAGGCTCATTTGGAGCACGACAGGACTTCGTGTGTACTCTGATGTGCTCAGCAAGTTTAGACTTATAAATGAAGCCCTTTCCACACTCGTCACAGGCAAAGGGCCTCTCAGGCCTGTGTATGCGCTGATGCCTAAGCATGTGTCCCCTTTCCCGGAAGTTTTTATCACACTCAGGGCAGTGGAAAGGCCGCTCCCCCGTGTGCAGGCCTTGGTGGCTGAGCAGCTGTGCCTTCAAGCGGAAACTCTTGTCACATTTTGGACACTGAAAAGGCTTCTCTCCTGTGTGTGTCCTGATGTGTTCCACAAGTTTAGACTGCTTAGCAAAGCCCTTGCCACACTCACAAGAGAATGGCATCTCCCCGCCGTGCAGCAGCTGGTGGGCCTTCATGTCGGCCTTCACACGGTAGCTCTTGCCGCACTCAGGGCACTGGAATGGCCTCTCCCCGGTGTGCAGGCGTTGGTGGCTGAGCAGCTGCCCCTTCAGGCGGAAGCTCCTGCTGCACTCTGGGCACTGAAACGGCCTCTCCCCACTGTGCACGCGGAAGTGCTCCGTGAGCTTGGACTGTCTGGTAAAGCCCTTGCCACACTCACTGCAGGAGAACAGCCTCTCCTTGCTGTGGGTGCGCTGGTGGGCCTTCAGGATGCCCTTCAGGCGGAAGCTCTTGTCACACTCCGGGCACTGGAAGGGCCTCTCTCCACTGTGTACTCTCAGGTGCTCCCGGAGCTTACACTGGTGGGTGAAGCCCCTGCCACACTCGCTGCAAGAGAATGGCCTCTCCCCGCCATGCTGGAGCCGGTGGGCAGTGAGCATGCTCTTCAAGCGGAAGCTCAGCTCACACTCCGGACACTGAAAGCGCTTCTCGTCTGTGTGCAGGCGCCGGTGCCTCAGCAGTTGCCCCCTCTGACAGAAGTTCCTGCCACACTCGGCACACCAGAAAGGCTTCTCCCCACCGTGGACCCGGATGTGGTCTGTGAGTCTACACTGTTTGAAGCCCTTGCCACACTTCCCGCAGGAGATGGGTCGCTCCCCACTGTGCACACGCTGGTGGACCTGCAGCAGGCCACTCAAGCGGAAACGCTTGTCTCTCTCCGGGCACTGGAAGGGCTTTTCTCCCACCTGCACCCTGAAGTGGCTGGCTGGCATGGACCTTGCAGGGAAGGTTCTACACTCTATGCATGCGCAGGACTTCTCTGTGCCATGGCCCAGGGGCAGAGCCTGTGAGTCACAGTCCAGGCACAGGCCTGTCTTCTGCCCTGAATGCACACTGGTGGTGAAGGCACCAAGGCCTTCTTGCCAGGAGGCCAGCCTCTCCCCATCCTGCTGGCACTGGTGAGCCTGTATATTGTCCACTGGGAGAAGGCTCTTGTTGTATTTGGGGTGCTGAGAAGGCTTCTCCTTAAGCAGGAGGTGGTGGCTGAGAAGGGTCCGCTCCTGCCGTAAGCACATTTTACATTCAGGGGACTGGAATGGGCTTGTGCCCTTATGGGCAACCAGATGTCTCAGCAAACAGTGCTTCAGGCGGAAGCGCCTATCACACTGGTGGCACGGGAAATGCCTCTGTGCCCACAGGGCACCCAGGTGTGGCTGCATATCAGATGGCCTGCTGAATTTCTTCCACGCCCTATGAGGCAGGTCCTTCCAGTGGCTTCTCTGGTGATTTACTAAATGGTTCTTCTTCCAAAAGCTCTCCCCGCAGACAGCACAAGGATGCCGGGCATTCTTCCAGGACAGAACTTCCTGCAAACCAGGGAGACTTGGGATTTCTTCTCTTTGGGCAGACTCATTGCAGCTTTGGCCTACTGGAGTTACAGCCCATGTATCGTGTCCTTGTGGGCTCACAAGGGTTATGCCTCGGGAAGGCTCGAAAGAAACATCTTCCCTTTCTCCTACAAAGGAGCCAAATGAATGCTGGCTCTGAAGAGGATTTACTTGGGAATGGCATTTGGTTTCTCCTGAATTCACAGTTTGCTGGCTtcctgaaattgaaaacaaaaagtcagCTGGTATACCATCTATGGCATGACTAAAGAGTGTCACCAATAAGGTGATCCTTGACAGTGACCTGTGGTGGCCTGGGAATCCAGCTTCCATTTAGATACACAACCAAATATTGTAGTTCTATTTTATGGCCAAAATGAGTTTGGGAAGTCTGCTGAACCTGAGCTACACAGACCTGtcatataacaacaatgaaaagataaaaatacagatCACGAATGCAGGGTCtaagctctggagtcagactgccgGTTTCAAATCCCATTTGTCCACTATGCAACCTTGTCAAGCTAATCTCTTTTGGTGTCAACTACTTCAGGAGAACAGGGAAACAACAGTACTTAAGATTACTGTAAGAATCAAAAAAAGTAACACACAGTGCCTGGAAAAGCACATATACTCTGTGATGCTGGCCACTATTATGACTTCAGACATCAGACTTGTCCCATTTTGATATACCTAGTGTCACAAGGTGATGATGGCAGTAAGTTCCTAATAAAGCCCTGACTGATACCACAGAGTCTATAAGCTGCCCTGTCCCTGAGACCAAGCAGCAAGGCTCAGCTCtattcctccctccctgctcccattCCTACCAGTGTTTTAAGGTTTCTTGAAAGAGTTATTAGTAGAAGATAGAGAGTGAAATAATTTGTGGAGAAGACACATTTACTCTCTGGAAGGATGCAGCTAAAAACTAAAACTATCTTGCTGGTCCCATTTGAATTTTTCATTCTATACTTTTAAGAATCCAAAAATCTCAGAGTGTCCCACCAGGACAAGAAACGAAAAAGGAGAGTTAAGGTTTAAGACTTCAAATGGACAACAGTCTCTAAGTTGTAAGAAGAAAGCCATGTTGGTCATAAAGATCTGGATAACCAGCCCCTGCTTCTGTTCTTTTCCCACCTTCTACTAAGAATAGTTTACATTTACTGAGCTCTTACTGTACCCCACGGACCATCTTAAGACTACATACATTAAGacgtttaattcttttttttttttttagagacagagtctcactttgttgcccttggtagagtgccgtggcatcacagctcacagcaacctcaaactcttgggcttaaggtgattctcttgcctcagcctcctgagtagctgggactacaggtgcctgccacaacgccaagctattttttgttgcagtttggccggggctgggtttaaaaccactaccctccatatatggggctggtgccctactcactgagccacagacaccaccctaaGCCGTTTAATTCTATAACACAGGTACtgtcattcttttcattttatagattaagCATTGAAATACTTAAAGGTTCAATAACTTGCTCACATCACCCAGAAAGGGCAAGATCTAGACTCAGGCGCCAGTACCCACTTCTAACCACTATGCTTTATACTGTCTTTCTCTAGAATGTAAGTGATAATAAGCTTCAGctcaaacaggaagaaaagagacAAGATCAGAAAAGGGAAATGAAGAAGTCTGAatgtgatgtcttttttttttttttttttgagacagagtctcactatgtcaccctgggtagagtgccgtggcatcacagctcacagcaacctcaatgtcttgggcttaagagattctcttgcctcagccttccaagtagctgggactacaggcgcctgccataacacctggctttttttttgttgtagttgccattgttggtctgggctggatttgaacctgccagtatatgtggctggtgtcctagccaccgagctacagatgccaagcctgaATGTGATGTCTTAAGGTCAGGGTCCTGATTTCTAAATACGTACCCCAAAACAGCTGTCTCTCATTAACTGGATCAAAGTGCAAGTCAGCAGAGGAACGAATTATGTTTCCCAATGTCTGTGATTCTCTCCAATTCCTGAAGGGGTCTCTTCCCTGTTCAATCCAGGATATTAGTTCTGGTTTGGGAAGTCCATCATCTGTGCAGAGAAGTCAGACAAGATAGTTTTGGTTTCCTCCAGCACTCTacatggtctgacaattaagtttgcaaacatgccgccatgcacttacattggcagcattaTACAAatagctcagtaaggtttcataacgcTGGTACATCAGTGTTGCACAGCTGTGTTCCTATTgatatgtggtggtgtcttgctgaatggcgtTCCTTATTGTTGTTGGTGTTTCTGTGTTCTGTGCAATGaaagctctgatggtcattccagaaagagttccaaaattgctctgaagggtggactacaCCTTGGCATTAGTACACAGCTTCCCGAGGGGTGGAcgtcaaaggtgaccatagtgatattcagcattgaggtatatagcactttgcTAAGacgagtttacaaacttaattgtcagactttataAGTTATTTCTAAATTTCTCAAAATTCACTCCTGGGACAATGTGTGAGAATGTTGTCAAAAGACAGGCTGTAGGTTTATATTAAAAAGAGCAAAACTGCCCCCATGTCATACCAATGCTTCCTAACCTAATTGGACCTGTTAGGCCACTTGTGTTTTAATTGTGTCATGGCCCCCAGACGTCTAGCAATATCATATTTTGTCCAAAAACAACATGgtaaatgtttaattatttttaaaaataacttaataacAGCCAAATCTTATGGGTTCAATTTTAAATTAAGTTGGCTGAGGCAAAAATTCAgcaaaaaggattttaaaaagtaatgctttaatttattaaaactatttttaggctcggcacctgtagctcagcggctagggtgctggccacatacaccagagctggtgagtttgaacccagcccaggcctgccaaactacaaggacaacaacaacaacaaaagctgggtgttgtggtgggcgcctacagtccccgctagttgggaggctgaggcaagagaatcatttaaagcccaagagcttgaggttgctgtgagctgtgatgccatggcactctaccaaggactacatatatatatttttatacatggaGAAAAATGTATGAAACCTAGGTGCCATTTAACTTTGTCAATCTTACCATATCAACATACAACATGTTTTCTTAAACATATGAGACACTACAGTTTCAGCTCCTCTATCTCCCTCTCCAAAAATAAAGCATTACCCTAAATCTGATGTTTATCATTcctatgtatgtttttatttttaaattcatacatatataccaagggtgctggccacatacaccagagctggtgagtttgaacccagccctggccaaactgcaacaaaaaatagccaggcgttgtgacaggtgcctgtagtcccagctactcaagaggctaaggcaagagaactgcctaagcccaagagctggaggttgctgtgagctgtgatgctatagcactctactgagagcgacaaaatgagactctgtctctaaaaaaaaaaaaattcatatatacataaataaataatgctggtTTTAAACATAAACCATATATTATACAGCTAGT is a window from the Nycticebus coucang isolate mNycCou1 chromosome 11, mNycCou1.pri, whole genome shotgun sequence genome containing:
- the ZNF786 gene encoding zinc finger protein 786 isoform X3, which translates into the protein MRTNYEMLISLDDGLPKPELISWIEQGRDPFRNWRESQTLGNIIRSSADLHFDPVNERQLFWGSQQTVNSGETKCHSQVNPLQSQHSFGSFVGEREDVSFEPSRGITLVSPQGHDTWAVTPVGQSCNESAQREEIPSLPGLQEVLSWKNARHPCAVCGESFWKKNHLVNHQRSHWKDLPHRAWKKFSRPSDMQPHLGALWAQRHFPCHQCDRRFRLKHCLLRHLVAHKGTSPFQSPECKMCLRQERTLLSHHLLLKEKPSQHPKYNKSLLPVDNIQAHQCQQDGERLASWQEGLGAFTTSVHSGQKTGLCLDCDSQALPLGHGTEKSCACIECRTFPARSMPASHFRVQVGEKPFQCPERDKRFRLSGLLQVHQRVHSGERPISCGKCGKGFKQCRLTDHIRVHGGEKPFWCAECGRNFCQRGQLLRHRRLHTDEKRFQCPECELSFRLKSMLTAHRLQHGGERPFSCSECGRGFTHQCKLREHLRVHSGERPFQCPECDKSFRLKGILKAHQRTHSKERLFSCSECGKGFTRQSKLTEHFRVHSGERPFQCPECSRSFRLKGQLLSHQRLHTGERPFQCPECGKSYRVKADMKAHQLLHGGEMPFSCECGKGFAKQSKLVEHIRTHTGEKPFQCPKCDKSFRLKAQLLSHQGLHTGERPFHCPECDKNFRERGHMLRHQRIHRPERPFACDECGKGFIYKSKLAEHIRVHTKSCRAPNEPDIKKRFSQLFAMIEADWS
- the ZNF786 gene encoding zinc finger protein 786 isoform X2, producing the protein MVEPTPLPLTFEDVAIYFSEQEWQNLEAWQKELYKHVMRTNYEMLISLDDGLPKPELISWIEQGRDPFRNWRESQTLGNIIRSSADLHFDPVNERQLFWGSQQTVNSGETKCHSQVNPLQSQHSFGSFVGEREDVSFEPSRGITLVSPQGHDTWAVTPVGQSCNESAQREEIPSLPGLQEVLSWKNARHPCAVCGESFWKKNHLVNHQRSHWKDLPHRAWKKFSRPSDMQPHLGALWAQRHFPCHQCDRRFRLKHCLLRHLVAHKGTSPFQSPECKMCLRQERTLLSHHLLLKEKPSQHPKYNKSLLPVDNIQAHQCQQDGERLASWQEGLGAFTTSVHSGQKTGLCLDCDSQALPLGHGTEKSCACIECRTFPARSMPASHFRVQVGEKPFQCPERDKRFRLSGLLQVHQRVHSGERPISCGKCGKGFKQCRLTDHIRVHGGEKPFWCAECGRNFCQRGQLLRHRRLHTDEKRFQCPECELSFRLKSMLTAHRLQHGGERPFSCSECGRGFTHQCKLREHLRVHSGERPFQCPECDKSFRLKGILKAHQRTHSKERLFSCSECGKGFTRQSKLTEHFRVHSGERPFQCPECSRSFRLKGQLLSHQRLHTGERPFQCPECGKSYRVKADMKAHQLLHGGEMPFSCECGKGFAKQSKLVEHIRTHTGEKPFQCPKCDKSFRLKAQLLSHQGLHTGERPFHCPECDKNFRERGHMLRHQRIHRPERPFACDECGKGFIYKSKLAEHIRVHTKSCRAPNEPDIKKRFSQLFAMIEADWS
- the ZNF786 gene encoding zinc finger protein 786 isoform X1, whose amino-acid sequence is MHAEAFTKADADSMLLLPLTFEDVAIYFSEQEWQNLEAWQKELYKHVMRTNYEMLISLDDGLPKPELISWIEQGRDPFRNWRESQTLGNIIRSSADLHFDPVNERQLFWGSQQTVNSGETKCHSQVNPLQSQHSFGSFVGEREDVSFEPSRGITLVSPQGHDTWAVTPVGQSCNESAQREEIPSLPGLQEVLSWKNARHPCAVCGESFWKKNHLVNHQRSHWKDLPHRAWKKFSRPSDMQPHLGALWAQRHFPCHQCDRRFRLKHCLLRHLVAHKGTSPFQSPECKMCLRQERTLLSHHLLLKEKPSQHPKYNKSLLPVDNIQAHQCQQDGERLASWQEGLGAFTTSVHSGQKTGLCLDCDSQALPLGHGTEKSCACIECRTFPARSMPASHFRVQVGEKPFQCPERDKRFRLSGLLQVHQRVHSGERPISCGKCGKGFKQCRLTDHIRVHGGEKPFWCAECGRNFCQRGQLLRHRRLHTDEKRFQCPECELSFRLKSMLTAHRLQHGGERPFSCSECGRGFTHQCKLREHLRVHSGERPFQCPECDKSFRLKGILKAHQRTHSKERLFSCSECGKGFTRQSKLTEHFRVHSGERPFQCPECSRSFRLKGQLLSHQRLHTGERPFQCPECGKSYRVKADMKAHQLLHGGEMPFSCECGKGFAKQSKLVEHIRTHTGEKPFQCPKCDKSFRLKAQLLSHQGLHTGERPFHCPECDKNFRERGHMLRHQRIHRPERPFACDECGKGFIYKSKLAEHIRVHTKSCRAPNEPDIKKRFSQLFAMIEADWS